In the genome of Diaphorobacter sp. HDW4A, the window GGTGGCCGCGGCCTGTTCCTTGGCAACGCGTGGCAGAGCCAAGCCCTTGGCCTGCTCGTAAATGGTGCGCACGAAGCCGCTGCAATCAAAGCCATTCTCTGCGTTGCTGCCGCCGCGACGATAGGGGACTCCGATGAATCCCATAGCGGTCGAGACGAGTTCACTCGTTCGATCCGCCATACCGTGGCGTACGTCTTGGAGCTGGGCAATCAGGCCACGGTCGGCCAACAAGCGCTCCATGTCATCAGCGGTGGAGTTGGTTGGTGCGGCGATTGATACATTCGCGAACGCAAGTAACAGTAAGCAAAGCCATCGGGACATGGGGACGGAGAGTATCACGACTTGCTTCTATACCAAGCTCGAAAAATGTTACGGCGCCCCGGTTTATCCCTGATTCGGCTTTTGTTTGACATATCGTTACTTGCTCGTGTTTTGGGGCTATCAGATCGATAGGCGTTCTCTTTCCTATATAACAAAGAGAAATCTTGTATTCGCGGCTTGGATCTACAAGTCCATATGAGAGCCTGAGGAGATTTTATGTTTCAAATTGTACGAAATCCCTTCGCAAAGTGCGGTGCAACATCGATGATGAGTTCCGTGTTGCTTGGTCTGTGTGCTTTCAATGTTATAGCGCAGCCTTTCCCGGCGGCAGAGCCATTGCCCAAGGCATCGACCCGTGCGCTGGCCGTGGAAACGGTGGCGGAGCGTCTGGGACACCCTTGGGCGATGGCTTTTCTGCCGGGTGGCGGCTATCTGGTGACCGAGCGGCCCGGGCGGATGCGGGTGGTCAACGAGGCCGGTCTTCTCGGCCCGCCCCTCAAAGGGTTGCCGCATATTGCTGCGACTGGTCAGGGTGGTCTGCTCGACGTGGTGTTGGATCGGGATTTCGCGAAGAACCGACGGATCTTCTTCTGCTACGCCGAGCCTGATGCCAAGGATCGCTCGTTGAACTCGACCGCGTTGGCCAGTTCCACGCTCGACCGGGAAGGTAACGTGCTCAAGGATCTCAAAGTGGTGTTCAGCCAGAAGCCCAAGTTGCGCAGCAGCCTGCATTTTGGCTGCCGCATCGCACAAAGCCCGGATGGCACACTGTTTCTGGGGCTCGGAGAGCGCTCGAGCTTCAAGGAGCAGGCGCAGATGTTGGACAGCCATCTGGGCAAGATCGTGCGTATTCAGCCTGAAGGCGGCGCGGTGTCGGGAAATCCGTTTGCGGGCAAGGCGGACGCGTTGCCCGAAATCTGGAGCTGGGGCCACCGCAACATCCAGGCCGCCACGCTGACGGCAGACGGCAAGCTCTGGGTGGTGGAACACGGTCCGCAGGGCGGGGACGAGATCAATCTGGTGCGCCCGGGCAAGAACTACGGCTGGCCCGTCATCACCTATGGCGAAAACTACGGCGGTGGGCGCATCGGCAAGGGCGTCACGCAGGCGCCCGGCATGGAGCAGCCTGTGCACTACTGGGTACCATCGATTGCACCGTCGGGCATTGCGGAGCTCACGAGCGATCGCTATGGGCCGCAATGGAAGGGCAGCCTTTTCATCGGATCGCTAAAGATCCAGCGTCTGCACAGGCTGCAGTTGGACGGCGAAAAGGTGGTGCGCGACGAGATTCTGCTGCCCGATCTCAGGGAACGGGTGCGGGATGTTCGCCAAGGGCCGGACGGCTTGCTCTATCTGCTGACCGACAGCTCCGAAGGCAAGCTGCTGCGCGTCAAGCCCTGAGAGACAGTCAGGGTCAGCTCAAATGGAACATCCACTTGGCGATCATCACGATGCCAACCATGTGGGTGAACACGCTGTAGTGAATGATTCTGGAGTCGCGTGAACCCAGCTTGCCACGTCGCTGCAGAGCCATGGCGGTCAGAAAGTGGCCCATCACGCTGGTGGTGAAGGCGATCTTGATCCAGAGCAGCAGCCCAAAACGGTGCTGAAGGGGATCGGCGAGCAGCGACCCATAGGCCATCCAGGCCATGCCAATGCCCGCTCCATAGAGACAAAGCAGGACCCAGGGCATGATTTTGCGAGCGCGCGCGCCGACGGCCGATTCAAGCTGGCGCATGGCCTCGCGCGGCATTTGGGCGCGCAGCGGCTCGAGCATCAGCACTTCGAAGAACACCACGCCGATGAAGAACAGGGCGGCAAACAGATGAATGGTGAGAAGAATGGGATAGGTCATGGATCAAGTCCTCGCGCGGTAAGCGCTTGTGACAGTGGCATGTGCCCATCGTTACGCCGAGCGGGGCTTTGATCCATGATGTAAGTCAATTTTGGAGCGGAGCGTTCCGCAAGCCCCACCGATGGCATTGGTGCATGATCCTGCGACAATCTCTGATTTGAATCGCCCGTTGTTGGTAAGAAAGAATAAATTCCATGCTGCTTGATGAATCCGAATCCCAACTGGTGCTTGTGGACTATCAGGAGCGCCTGATGCCGGTGATTTTCGAAGGCGCAATCGTGCTCGAGAATGCCCGCCGTCTTGCGAAGATCGCCCAGTTCATGGACGTGCCAGTCTGGGGTACGGAGCAGAATCCTTCCCGCTTGGGTGGCAACGATCCGGAGTTGCGCGCGCTGTGCCGCAACACGCTATCGAAAATGCATTTCAGCGCCGCCGAGGAAGGTCTTGGTGAATGGCTGCGTCCTCCCGCAAAGCCCCAGCAGGGCGGCAATGCCCGCAGCTTGCCCAAGCATTTGCAGAAGCCTCAGCAGCAAGCACCTGAGCGCAACACGGTGGTGATCGCTGGCTGCGAGGCGCATGTCTGTCTTCTGCAGACGGCGCTGGATCTTCTGGAAGATGAGTTCGATGTCTGGGTCGTGACCGACGCCTGCAGTTCGCGCACGGAGCGCAACCGCGACGCGGCTTTTGACCGTCTTGCAGGCGCTGGCGCTGAACTCGTGACCACCGAAATGGTCGCTTTTGAATGGCTGCGCACCTGCGAGCATCCGGATTTCAAGGACATGCTGGCGCTGGTCAAGTAGCCCACAGGAA includes:
- a CDS encoding C40 family peptidase; the protein is MSRWLCLLLLAFANVSIAAPTNSTADDMERLLADRGLIAQLQDVRHGMADRTSELVSTAMGFIGVPYRRGGSNAENGFDCSGFVRTIYEQAKGLALPRVAKEQAAATEVIDKKDLRPGDLVFFNTMRRAFSHVGIYLGDGKFIHAPRTGASVRVEDMSISYWQSRFNGARRVNAEDQNADDITKLIQQK
- a CDS encoding PQQ-dependent sugar dehydrogenase; translation: MMSSVLLGLCAFNVIAQPFPAAEPLPKASTRALAVETVAERLGHPWAMAFLPGGGYLVTERPGRMRVVNEAGLLGPPLKGLPHIAATGQGGLLDVVLDRDFAKNRRIFFCYAEPDAKDRSLNSTALASSTLDREGNVLKDLKVVFSQKPKLRSSLHFGCRIAQSPDGTLFLGLGERSSFKEQAQMLDSHLGKIVRIQPEGGAVSGNPFAGKADALPEIWSWGHRNIQAATLTADGKLWVVEHGPQGGDEINLVRPGKNYGWPVITYGENYGGGRIGKGVTQAPGMEQPVHYWVPSIAPSGIAELTSDRYGPQWKGSLFIGSLKIQRLHRLQLDGEKVVRDEILLPDLRERVRDVRQGPDGLLYLLTDSSEGKLLRVKP
- a CDS encoding CopD family copper resistance protein — translated: MTYPILLTIHLFAALFFIGVVFFEVLMLEPLRAQMPREAMRQLESAVGARARKIMPWVLLCLYGAGIGMAWMAYGSLLADPLQHRFGLLLWIKIAFTTSVMGHFLTAMALQRRGKLGSRDSRIIHYSVFTHMVGIVMIAKWMFHLS
- a CDS encoding isochorismatase family protein is translated as MLLDESESQLVLVDYQERLMPVIFEGAIVLENARRLAKIAQFMDVPVWGTEQNPSRLGGNDPELRALCRNTLSKMHFSAAEEGLGEWLRPPAKPQQGGNARSLPKHLQKPQQQAPERNTVVIAGCEAHVCLLQTALDLLEDEFDVWVVTDACSSRTERNRDAAFDRLAGAGAELVTTEMVAFEWLRTCEHPDFKDMLALVK